The sequence AACAACAGTCATAATCTTATTAATTGGATTATTTAAATCATGAGCGGCAGAAGACGAAAAGGCTTTTATATCTTCCAGTTGTCTAATTTCTTCTGTAATATCATTGATGCTTACTACATAAGCGACGGTAGAACCTTGATCGTCAATCAAAGAATTGCTTTTGATGTCAATAATAATTTTTTCTCCATCTTTCCGTATGATTTCTGTTTGATAATTTTCAGAAATTCCTTTTTTCCGCCTCTCTAGCCTTTCATAGAATTCTTTTCTTCTTTCGATGGGTATAATCATGTCTACTACCACATTCCCTATCAATTCTTTTTCTTTATAGCCTAATATTTTGCAATAGCTGGGATTACAATAAATAAGTCGTCCTTCATAATCGATACTGGCTACACCTTCTTTTAAGGACGAAACCAGTTCTCTGAATTTTCGCTCACTTTGTTTCAATTGTTTTTCTAAAGCGATGCTTGTTTTTTGTTTATTGTTTAGCAAATGAGCATAGTTATAAATCAAAATAAAAACAATAAAGGTTAAGATCATTGTAAATAGCTCAGATCCATATTCGTGTGAATAAAGGCCTCTTTTTTCACCAAGGATTCTTAGGTAACCTAGGAATGGCGGGAAAACCAACATAAAAAGAGTTACTTTTCTAAATAGTGAACTTCCCTCTAGAATAGATACGAAAAGTTTAGGCAATCCATGTTTAATATTGCTGAGGAATAACCCAATGCTTACCAATAAAAATAGAATTGCTGTACTCAAGGCTATGGTTGAAATTCCTTCAACTCTATAAGCGGAATCTCTTCCATAGAGGTACCCTAAAATAGATGCATAGGAAACTATAAATATGAGCAGACTTAATAGATTTCTGAGTTTTAAGAGTACAGGTATTTTCGAAGAATTACTCAGCATAATTATTCCGCTCAATAAAAATAATACAGCTGTGGTAGGTGCTAAATGCGAATTGATATAACTGCTTTCTACTTTTTGTCTAAATAGCAAATCATCAAACCGAATAGAATCTAGCAAAAATAAATAGGCAGCGGAGTGAACTAATCCTACAATAAGTATAAATATGGCCGCTATAGCAAGTGTATTCTTTGAATTATTTTCTTTATAAGAACAAAGCCACCATCCCGCAACTATAAAAGTAATAGCTGTCAAAGGATTCATGGCAGTCATTTCTACCGAGAAACTTTTTAATACAGTGATATTAAATTCCCAGCCAACCAATACCAAACCAGCCAGACTCATCAAGATGACTCCCAGCCATTTCAAATATTTAAAACGATTTTCAACAAACATTATACACCTGTGTGGAGACAATTAAATCAATGGTTAAACATTTTAATTGCATATTAATTATTTTAGTCTATTATAAATGTAAGGTTTATTTTAAATAGCTTTTCTTTGAAGTAACCATTTCTTAAATCTTTTTATGCGCCTTTTTTCTAAATATTGTACCCTCTTATATTGTGTTTTTTGGATTTTTATTTTGCAGTCTTGCAATCAAGAAAAACCATTGTTTGTAAATATTGATCCTGCTGTTTCAGGCCTTCAGTTTTCCAACGATATTGTAGAAAATAATCAGTTAAATGTACTCAACTACGAATATATATACAATGGAGGCGGTGTGGGTATTGGCGACTTTAATAATGATAGCTTACCTGATATTTATTTTACAGGGAATCGGGTGGCCAATAAGTTGTTTCTGAATAAAGGGAATCTGAAGTTTGAAGACATTACTACCAAGGCGGGTGTAGCGGGTATGGGTAAATGGAATAAAGGCGTTAGTATTATTGATATTAATAATGATGGTTTATTGGATATTTATGTGTGTGCAGCCGTATTACCAGACAGCAATTCCAGAAAAAATATATTATATATTAATGAAGGGGTAGATAAAGGAACGGGTATTCCAATATTTAAAGACAGGGCTCCTGAATACGGACTTGACGATGCTTCTAATACACATATGGCCAATTTTTTTGACTATGATAATGATGGTGACCTAGACGTTTATTTATTGATTAATGATTTAGATGGCACTTATCCAAATGAGTTTAGGCCTATTCGCAAAGACGGGAGCTGGCCCAATACCGATAAGCTCTTGCAAAATAATTACGATACAACGCTAAAGCATCCTGTATTTAAAGACGTTTCAAAACAGGCAGGTATACTAATTGAAGGACATGGATTGGGAATCAATATTACCGATATAAATAACGATGGTTGGAAGGATATTTATATCAGTAATGATTATCTCTCCAACAATATACTTTATATCAATAATAAGAATGGAACTTTTACCGATCAGTGTGCATTGTATTTTAAGCATACAAGTAAAAATGCAATGGGCAACGATATTGCTGATATCAATAATGATGGTAAAGCGGATATTATTGAGACGGATATGATGCCGGCCGATAATTATCGACAGAAAATGATGCACTCTGATATAAGTTATCAGACTTTTCAAAACAGTGATCGCTATGGATATATATATCAGTATCCTAGAAACACGCTGCAGTTAAATCAGGGTATGATACCGCAGGGATATGATTCAGTGAGCCGACCTGCTTTTAGTGAAATAGCCTATTATAGTGGAGTGGCTCATACAGACTGGAGTTGGGCGCCCTTATTAGCTGATTTTAATAATGATGGATGGAGAGATTTATTTGTAACCAATGGGTTACCCAAAGACATGTCCGATAAGGATTTCATGGCCTATCGACAAAACGCATATGCTGCTAGTTCATTGGACGAGGTGTTAAGACAAGTGCCAGAAGTTAAAATCAGTAATTACGTGTATCAAAATAATGGTGATTTAACTTTTACCGATATGACCCAAAAATGGGGAGTAGACTTTCCTACTTTTTCAGCTGGGATGGCTTATGCAGATTTAGACAGAGATGGCGATATGGATTTGGTAATTAATAATACCAATATGCCAGCAACGCTACTGGAAAATAGATCACTTCAAGAAAATGAAACAGCTCATTATTTGAAAATAAAATTCAAAGGGAACAAAGATAATTTGATGGGATTGGGTGCTACCGTTCAGGTATTTGATGGTAAAAGAAAGCAGGTAGCAGAAGTAAATCCCTATAGAGGGTATTTATCTAGTGTGGAATCAGGACTTCATTTTGGAATGGGTACCACCGAAAAAGTTGATTCAATTTTGATTGTATGGCCCGACCAAAAATCACAACTAATCAAAAATATACCAACCAATCAGCAGTTGATTTTGGATCATGCAAATGCAAAGGAAGATAGTGCAAGCAAAATATTGTTTCAAATCCCATCATTAATGCAGCATCAAGATTCGGCAAGTCATAGTATCATGACCGAGATAACTCAATCGGCTAATTTAAATTTTGGTTTTTCCGAAGTAGATTTTATTGATTTCGATATTCAGCGGATGTTATTGCATAAGCTAACCCAATACGGTCCGTCTTTAGCTGCAGGAGATATTAATGGGGATGGATTAGACGATGTAGTAGTAGGAGGGGGTTCACCTTTTCATGCTTCCCTTTTTGTTCAGACACCACAGGGGAAATTTGTAAGAAAATATTTGCCGGGATATCAGCAACCTCAGCTTCAGGATGATGCTGGTATCCTTTTATTTGATGCGGATAATGACAAAGATCTAGATATTTATATAGCGGCAGGAGGTGCTGAAAATCAGCCACAAACAAAAGCCTATGCAGACCATTTTTACCAGAATGATGGCAAAGGAAATTTCAAAGAATTAGAGGGGGTTATTCCTGAGAATTTAATTTCAAAGAGCTGCGTTGTGGCGAATGATTATGATCAGGATGGTGATATGGATTTATTTGTTGGGGGAAGGGTAACGCCTGGCAGGTATCCGTTGCCGCTAAGTAGTTTTATCTATCGAAACGATTCTAACAAAGAGGGGATCCGATTTACAGATGTAACAAAACAAATAGCCCCATCACTGGTAAATACAGGTATGGTAACGGCTGCTATATGGTCGGATATAAACAACGATGGTAAATCAGATTTATTTATAACCAAAGAATGGGGAGCACCCATGATTTTGCAAAACAATGGAAAGCAGTTTATCCCTGTGGCTACATCACTTGATTCGGCAAAAGGTTGGTATAATAGTTTAGTTGCTGCAGATTTGGACAATGACGGCGATATGGATTATTTGTTGGGTAATTTTGGAAAGAATGCTTTTCTAAAAGCATCTGCTGAGCGCCCTGTTTCAGTTTATGCAAAAGACTTTGATAATAATTTCAGCCTGGATGTTATTTTTTCGCACTGGCAGATGGATAAAGTAAAAGGGCAATTCAAAGAAGTACCTGTTGCAGGAAGAGATGTATTATTAAGAGAAATGAGTTCCTATAAAACACGATATCCTAATTATGCAAGTTATGCAAGTACCTCATTGCAAGAATTAATAACACCTGATCAATTGAAAGAGGCATTTATGGCATCGGTGAATGAACTTCAGTCTTACTGGATAGAAAATAAAGGTGGCTTTGCATTTGAATCTCATCCTTTGCCAGCAGCTGCGCAAATGGCCCCTGTGTTTGGATTAGTAGCAACCGATGTAAATGGAGATGGCTTTACCGATATCATATTAAATGGGAACGATTATGGTATCTCTCCTTATTTAGGGCAACAAGATGCTTTAAATGGACTGGTTTTATTGAATACAGGTAAAAGATCTTTCAGAGAATTATCAATTATAGAAAGCGGATTCTACAGTCCTGCAAATGGGAAATCGCTAGTATTCTTAAATGTGCAGAATAAGCCTTCAATTCTAACTGGTCAGAATCGGGATTTTCTTCGCATTTTTCAGTTGAATACTACTGCGTCAAGAATTATTTCTTTAGAGTCCAATGAAACAGCAGCAGTTTTTTACTATAAAAATGGACAGGTGAGAAAAGAAGAATATTCTTATGGCCATGGATTCTTATCACAGTCCTCCCGATTTCTTACCTTGAATGAGAAAGTGGATCATGTATTGATATACGCAAGCAAACAGGTTTCTAGGAAGATTAAATAGTATTCTATGAGCAGTTTTACATTTATGAATGGTTCTTCATTTTTGAAATGTTATTCATTTCTGAAAAAGTTTCTATTATTTATATTCATTGCTTTGGTTTCTATGCTTGTTTCCTGTAAACAACAAAAGGTAACTACCATAAAAGAAGATGATTTGTTGTATAACTGCGAGCAACAGTTAACCAATGTAATAGTACACGATATCAATAGTCCGCCTGTTGCAGCTAGAATGTATGCTTATAGTAATTTGGCTTTTTATGAAGCAATTAGACCCGCGTATTCGAAGGCCAATTCATTTTTGCCGCATATGAAGGGATTTGACACTCTGGTAACTGATAACAATAAAAGGGCTAAAGTGCATTATCCATATGCAGCTGCACTTGCCTTTATGAATGTGGCAGAAGCCCTCGTTTTTTCAAAAGACAGTATTCGTGTTGTAAAAGATAGTTTACAAATACAATTTGATGGATTAGCGTCAGAAGTGATAGAACAATCAACTGCATGGGCAAACCAGGTTTCTTCTATAATTCTTAAAAGAGCTTCGGAAGATGGATACAAAATAACCAGGGGTATGCCTAAGTTCAGCGTATTTAAAGAGAAAGGAATCTGGCAGCAAACGCCTCCCGATTATGAAGAAGCCATTGAACCTAACTGGAGGTATATCAAGCCCTTACTAATGGACTCTGCTGCGCAGTTTAAACCAGTAAGACCACCCGCATACAATCTGAATAAGAACAGCCAGTACTATAAAGAGTTGAATGAACTGTATCAGATGAGTATCACATTAACAGATGAGCAAAAGACAATTGCAAAATTCTGGGATGATAACCCTTTTGTTTCTGAGCATAAGGGGCATTTTACCTATGCAACAAAAAAGACAACACCGGTAGGTCACTGGATGGGTATAATTGGCATATTGGGAAAGCAATCTAAGTTGCCCCCAATTGAAATTGCCAAAGCGTATGCTATGGCTTCTGCAGCTGTGTTTGATGGATTTGTTTCTACCTGGGAAGAAAAGTTTACCAGTAAAACAGTCAGACCAATAACAGTTATCAGAGAACATATTGCTTCAGAATGGAATGCGTTTTTACAAACGCCGCCGTTTCCAGAATATACCAGTGGTCACAGTGTCATTTCTGCTGCTGCCGCAACCGTATTAAGTAGTATTTTTGGAGAGCAAACACCATTCAGGGATACAGTTGAATTAAAGTATCTGGGAATGGAGCGCTCTTTTCCTTCTATCAATGCCGCAGCCAATGAAGTTAGTATCAGTAGAATGTACGGAGGGATCCATTATCGTTCAGCTGTAGAGAACGGCCAGAAACAGGGGCAGGCTATTGGAAATTATTTTATTCAAAAACTACAGAAATGATTCAGGTTACCAAAATTTTCAGGTTTGAAACTGCGCATGCCATTCATGGATACAACGGGCATTGTAGAAATATACATGGCCACTCTTATGTGTTGCACGTAACAGTTGGATCAGATGCCGATGATGTGGCATACTTGCCAAAGCCTGGATTTGTGATTGACTTTAAAGACCTAAAAAAAATTGTGAATCAGATTATTGTTGACCAACTGGATCATCGGTTAATTTTATCCAATGATTTTCTGGCAGAACATCCTCATGCCGCTGCTTCCGAGAACCTCATTGTCTGGGAAATGGAACCAACTGCAGAAAATATACTCCTGTATATCCGCAATGTCTTACTCGCAGAATTACCCGCAGACATACGATTGCGGAAATTGAAGATTTATGAAACGAGCGACTCTTATGCAGAGTGGGAAAGCAATGCTAGATAAAAAATTATCCAACAATTAAAATTAGTATTTTGAGTGTGCTGTTCTAATGACTAATTTAATTAGCGAATAAGTATCAGCACATTTCATTTAATTCCAAGTAACTCAAACACAATGAATCGCAAAAGCTTCCTTCAAAAATCAGCCATGGCATCGGGTGCAATGGTATTATCGTCCAATATTTTGTCTGCCAAACCCTTGGCAAACAAAGTCAAAATAGTAATCATTGGAACAGGATTACGAGGACAAAACCATTTAGATCTTTTATTACGTAGAGACGATGTGGAATTGACAGCAATTTGCGATATCAATGACAGAATGCTCTCAACCGCAAAAGGTATGATTGAAAAGTCGGGAAAGAAAATGCCGAAAGTGTATACCGGGTCTCCAGTTATCTGGAAAGAAATGGTTGCTAAGGAAAAGCCTGACGGTGTAATAATAGCAACTCCCTGGGAACTGCATAAGGAAATGATTATTGGATCGCTGCAGGCAGGTATAAAATATGTAGGAACGGAAGTGATGCTTGGAACAACCTTGCAAGATCACTGGGATGTGGTAAAAGCTGCAGAACAATACAATGGCCAAGTTATGATGCTAGAAAATGTATGTTATCGCAGAGATGTGATGGCTGCATTGCACATGGTAAGGCAAGGACTATTTGGTGAAATCATTCATTTGCAGGGTGGTTACCAGCATGATCTAAGAGAAGTCAAATTCAATGATGGGGTTAAGCCTTATGGTGGCGGTGTTGAGTTTGGGGAGAAAGGATTTTCAGAAGCAGCATGGAGAACCAACCATTCCGTATACAGAAACGGCGATTTATATCCCACCCATGGAATTGGACCAATTGCACATTATATCAATATCAATCGAGGAAATCGATTTTTATCTCTTTGCTCATTTTCCTCCAAACCAAGAGGTTTGCACAATTATATTGTTAAGAAGGGAGGGGAGTCTCATCCAAATGCGAAAGTCCAGTTTAAATTAGGTGATGTAGTTACAACATCTATTGATTGTAATAATGGTGAAACCATTTTATTGCAGCATGATACCAATTTGCCCAGACCGTACTCATTGGGATTTAGGGTACAGGGCACAGAAGGTATCTGGATGGATTTGAATAAATCTCTTTACATAGAAGGCAAATCCCCGAAAGCGCATCAATGGGAATCTCAGACAGAATGGTTTAATAAATATGATCACCCGCTTTGGGTAAGATGGAGTAAAGAAACTGCTGGTGCAGGGCATGCTGGTATGGACTTTTTTGTAATTCATGCATTTGTTGAGTCAATAAAAAATCAGACACCTACGCCAATG is a genomic window of Sediminibacterium sp. TEGAF015 containing:
- a CDS encoding sensor histidine kinase, which produces MFVENRFKYLKWLGVILMSLAGLVLVGWEFNITVLKSFSVEMTAMNPLTAITFIVAGWWLCSYKENNSKNTLAIAAIFILIVGLVHSAAYLFLLDSIRFDDLLFRQKVESSYINSHLAPTTAVLFLLSGIIMLSNSSKIPVLLKLRNLLSLLIFIVSYASILGYLYGRDSAYRVEGISTIALSTAILFLLVSIGLFLSNIKHGLPKLFVSILEGSSLFRKVTLFMLVFPPFLGYLRILGEKRGLYSHEYGSELFTMILTFIVFILIYNYAHLLNNKQKTSIALEKQLKQSERKFRELVSSLKEGVASIDYEGRLIYCNPSYCKILGYKEKELIGNVVVDMIIPIERRKEFYERLERRKKGISENYQTEIIRKDGEKIIIDIKSNSLIDDQGSTVAYVVSINDITEEIRQLEDIKAFSSSAAHDLNNPINKIMTVVDLVDPQTLNEENREFLQMVKATVSNMKVLTQDLLTFSRLGKQPLEKAEVHLQILVEEVIKQQKPLDFKGTVQLNTLPNALGNEAALKQLFNNLLSNAFKYSSKKENPAIEIGSYQKEHQTFYYVKDNGVGLNQEQMKTLFTPFKRYHSKFEGNGLGLAIVKRIIDKHGGTIFAESDTDKGLTFHFTLSHN
- a CDS encoding 6-pyruvoyl trahydropterin synthase family protein, yielding MIQVTKIFRFETAHAIHGYNGHCRNIHGHSYVLHVTVGSDADDVAYLPKPGFVIDFKDLKKIVNQIIVDQLDHRLILSNDFLAEHPHAAASENLIVWEMEPTAENILLYIRNVLLAELPADIRLRKLKIYETSDSYAEWESNAR
- a CDS encoding Gfo/Idh/MocA family protein → MNRKSFLQKSAMASGAMVLSSNILSAKPLANKVKIVIIGTGLRGQNHLDLLLRRDDVELTAICDINDRMLSTAKGMIEKSGKKMPKVYTGSPVIWKEMVAKEKPDGVIIATPWELHKEMIIGSLQAGIKYVGTEVMLGTTLQDHWDVVKAAEQYNGQVMMLENVCYRRDVMAALHMVRQGLFGEIIHLQGGYQHDLREVKFNDGVKPYGGGVEFGEKGFSEAAWRTNHSVYRNGDLYPTHGIGPIAHYININRGNRFLSLCSFSSKPRGLHNYIVKKGGESHPNAKVQFKLGDVVTTSIDCNNGETILLQHDTNLPRPYSLGFRVQGTEGIWMDLNKSLYIEGKSPKAHQWESQTEWFNKYDHPLWVRWSKETAGAGHAGMDFFVIHAFVESIKNQTPTPMDVYDAAAWSAITPLSEQSIELGNQTVEFPDFTGGQWMYRKPVFALNDQY
- a CDS encoding VCBS repeat-containing protein, with protein sequence MFVNIDPAVSGLQFSNDIVENNQLNVLNYEYIYNGGGVGIGDFNNDSLPDIYFTGNRVANKLFLNKGNLKFEDITTKAGVAGMGKWNKGVSIIDINNDGLLDIYVCAAVLPDSNSRKNILYINEGVDKGTGIPIFKDRAPEYGLDDASNTHMANFFDYDNDGDLDVYLLINDLDGTYPNEFRPIRKDGSWPNTDKLLQNNYDTTLKHPVFKDVSKQAGILIEGHGLGINITDINNDGWKDIYISNDYLSNNILYINNKNGTFTDQCALYFKHTSKNAMGNDIADINNDGKADIIETDMMPADNYRQKMMHSDISYQTFQNSDRYGYIYQYPRNTLQLNQGMIPQGYDSVSRPAFSEIAYYSGVAHTDWSWAPLLADFNNDGWRDLFVTNGLPKDMSDKDFMAYRQNAYAASSLDEVLRQVPEVKISNYVYQNNGDLTFTDMTQKWGVDFPTFSAGMAYADLDRDGDMDLVINNTNMPATLLENRSLQENETAHYLKIKFKGNKDNLMGLGATVQVFDGKRKQVAEVNPYRGYLSSVESGLHFGMGTTEKVDSILIVWPDQKSQLIKNIPTNQQLILDHANAKEDSASKILFQIPSLMQHQDSASHSIMTEITQSANLNFGFSEVDFIDFDIQRMLLHKLTQYGPSLAAGDINGDGLDDVVVGGGSPFHASLFVQTPQGKFVRKYLPGYQQPQLQDDAGILLFDADNDKDLDIYIAAGGAENQPQTKAYADHFYQNDGKGNFKELEGVIPENLISKSCVVANDYDQDGDMDLFVGGRVTPGRYPLPLSSFIYRNDSNKEGIRFTDVTKQIAPSLVNTGMVTAAIWSDINNDGKSDLFITKEWGAPMILQNNGKQFIPVATSLDSAKGWYNSLVAADLDNDGDMDYLLGNFGKNAFLKASAERPVSVYAKDFDNNFSLDVIFSHWQMDKVKGQFKEVPVAGRDVLLREMSSYKTRYPNYASYASTSLQELITPDQLKEAFMASVNELQSYWIENKGGFAFESHPLPAAAQMAPVFGLVATDVNGDGFTDIILNGNDYGISPYLGQQDALNGLVLLNTGKRSFRELSIIESGFYSPANGKSLVFLNVQNKPSILTGQNRDFLRIFQLNTTASRIISLESNETAAVFYYKNGQVRKEEYSYGHGFLSQSSRFLTLNEKVDHVLIYASKQVSRKIK
- a CDS encoding vanadium-dependent haloperoxidase; the protein is MSSFTFMNGSSFLKCYSFLKKFLLFIFIALVSMLVSCKQQKVTTIKEDDLLYNCEQQLTNVIVHDINSPPVAARMYAYSNLAFYEAIRPAYSKANSFLPHMKGFDTLVTDNNKRAKVHYPYAAALAFMNVAEALVFSKDSIRVVKDSLQIQFDGLASEVIEQSTAWANQVSSIILKRASEDGYKITRGMPKFSVFKEKGIWQQTPPDYEEAIEPNWRYIKPLLMDSAAQFKPVRPPAYNLNKNSQYYKELNELYQMSITLTDEQKTIAKFWDDNPFVSEHKGHFTYATKKTTPVGHWMGIIGILGKQSKLPPIEIAKAYAMASAAVFDGFVSTWEEKFTSKTVRPITVIREHIASEWNAFLQTPPFPEYTSGHSVISAAAATVLSSIFGEQTPFRDTVELKYLGMERSFPSINAAANEVSISRMYGGIHYRSAVENGQKQGQAIGNYFIQKLQK